A window of Microbacterium luteolum contains these coding sequences:
- the rplJ gene encoding 50S ribosomal protein L10 — protein sequence MAQKDASVAELTKSFENSNAVLLTEYRGLTVAQLKELRNSIRQDAEYAVVKNTLTKIAANKAGITALDDDLKGPSAVAFVHGDFVATAKALRDFAKANPLLVIKSGVFEGNALSADEVNKYAALESREVLLAKAAGMMKATMGKAAATIDALREKLETAEAA from the coding sequence ATGGCGCAGAAGGATGCATCGGTCGCCGAGCTCACGAAGTCATTCGAGAACTCGAACGCCGTCCTGCTGACCGAGTACCGCGGTCTGACGGTTGCCCAGCTCAAGGAGCTGCGCAACAGCATCCGTCAGGACGCCGAGTACGCCGTGGTGAAGAACACGCTGACCAAGATCGCTGCCAACAAGGCTGGGATCACTGCGCTGGACGACGACCTCAAGGGTCCGTCGGCTGTCGCTTTCGTGCACGGTGACTTCGTCGCCACCGCCAAGGCTCTGCGTGACTTCGCCAAGGCCAACCCGCTTCTCGTGATCAAGTCCGGCGTCTTCGAGGGCAATGCCCTCTCCGCCGACGAGGTCAACAAGTACGCCGCGCTGGAGAGCCGTGAGGTTCTGCTGGCGAAGGCTGCGGGCATGATGAAGGCGACGATGGGCAAGGCTGCCGCCACCATCGACGCGCTTCGCGAAAAGCTGGAGACCGCTGAGGCCGCGTAA
- a CDS encoding LacI family DNA-binding transcriptional regulator, with protein sequence MSTIADVAARAGVSKATASRALTGRGYVSEETRQRVADAARDLSYVAHSSATSLATGRTQTVGVVMPPVDRWFFAELLAGIQESLFALDYDLSLYGVPEGSRTRERLFEHVLPRRRFDGIIAVGIQPSARELERLQRAERALVSVGPYSEGSSAVSIDDTDAARIATEHLIELGHEDIAFVGGSTDAGELSFGDARRLDGYLVALQAAGLAHRARVVGATPTMPGGYTAAAGLLGDRRHRPTAIVGVCDEAAIGAVIAARRLGIAVPTELSVVGIDDHEHAEMFALTTIGQSPREQGHEAVRLLTQRMSRPDDPLEHVAAASALVVRSSTAPRR encoded by the coding sequence ATGAGCACGATCGCGGATGTCGCCGCCCGTGCCGGCGTGTCGAAGGCGACGGCGAGCCGCGCGCTCACCGGGCGCGGGTACGTCTCGGAGGAGACGCGTCAGCGAGTGGCGGATGCCGCGCGCGATCTCTCCTACGTCGCCCACTCCTCCGCCACGAGCCTCGCCACGGGTAGGACCCAGACCGTCGGGGTCGTCATGCCTCCTGTCGATCGCTGGTTCTTCGCCGAGCTGCTCGCCGGGATCCAGGAGTCCCTGTTCGCGCTCGACTACGATCTCTCGCTCTACGGCGTGCCGGAGGGCTCGCGCACCAGGGAGCGGCTGTTCGAGCACGTGCTCCCCCGACGGCGATTCGACGGGATCATCGCGGTGGGGATCCAGCCGAGCGCCAGGGAGCTGGAACGGCTGCAGCGCGCGGAGCGCGCGCTCGTCAGCGTCGGACCCTACAGCGAGGGTTCGAGCGCCGTGTCGATCGACGACACGGACGCCGCACGCATCGCCACCGAGCACCTCATCGAGCTGGGCCACGAGGACATCGCCTTCGTGGGCGGGTCGACGGATGCCGGGGAGCTGAGCTTCGGCGACGCACGACGCCTCGACGGCTACCTCGTCGCCCTGCAGGCCGCGGGTCTCGCGCATCGCGCGCGCGTCGTCGGTGCGACCCCGACGATGCCGGGCGGGTACACCGCGGCGGCCGGTCTGCTCGGAGACCGGCGGCATCGGCCGACGGCCATCGTCGGCGTCTGCGACGAGGCCGCGATCGGCGCCGTCATCGCGGCACGGCGTCTCGGCATCGCCGTGCCGACCGAGCTGAGCGTGGTCGGCATCGACGACCACGAGCACGCGGAGATGTTCGCCCTGACCACGATCGGCCAGTCGCCGCGGGAACAGGGCCACGAAGCCGTGCGGCTTCTCACCCAGCGGATGAGCCGACCCGACGATCCCCTGGAGCACGTCGCCGCGGCATCCGCTCTCGTCGTGCGCAGCTCGACGGCTCCGCGCCGCTGA
- a CDS encoding SipW-dependent-type signal peptide-containing protein, protein MDTRRDVREARRLRSRRIRAVLAGGLVLGVGVTMTLAAWNDSEYATATFTAGRFDIVGAADGATFASHATTGTAAALTFVAAPTAMAPGTTTYALYSVKTANPSIAGTLQWSAGTPGGTGLATYLTYGVRTIGGTACNSTTYPLGTALVADGSALTANGTTTQTVSANGGNQINYCVAVTLPLAAPSAAQSLTMSQTWQILGTSSAP, encoded by the coding sequence ATGGACACCCGCAGAGACGTGCGGGAGGCGAGGCGACTCCGCTCCCGCCGTATCCGTGCTGTCCTGGCGGGAGGGCTGGTGCTGGGCGTCGGGGTGACGATGACGCTCGCCGCATGGAACGACTCGGAGTACGCCACCGCGACATTCACCGCCGGCCGGTTCGACATCGTCGGAGCCGCCGACGGCGCCACGTTCGCGAGCCATGCCACCACGGGCACGGCGGCCGCGCTGACCTTCGTCGCGGCGCCGACCGCCATGGCTCCGGGGACGACCACCTATGCGCTGTACAGCGTGAAGACCGCGAATCCGTCGATCGCAGGGACCCTGCAGTGGTCGGCGGGAACACCCGGCGGCACCGGGCTCGCGACCTATCTGACGTACGGCGTCCGGACGATCGGCGGCACCGCCTGCAATTCGACGACCTACCCGCTCGGAACCGCGCTGGTCGCGGACGGCTCCGCCTTGACCGCGAACGGGACGACGACGCAGACGGTGTCGGCGAACGGCGGCAACCAGATCAACTACTGCGTCGCCGTCACGCTGCCGCTCGCGGCTCCGAGCGCGGCGCAGTCGCTGACGATGTCGCAGACCTGGCAGATCCTCGGGACCTCGTCCGCCCCGTGA
- a CDS encoding YqaJ viral recombinase family protein gives MNPELAARIVADSRDRVAWLRARSRGITATDVAGLTSEKSIARAADAKLGGGPRFGGNAYTDHGRRREPEIAAWVAATHGILPSSALFRAEVEHRHLATPDGIAVDASGRVKLAEIKTTNKAWRGIPRTYLRQIWWQQHVLGAERTLFVWEEHVDFSPIHDEPRCVWIDRDDREIAKLIGLATDLIDELYRRTTGQQPPTRIADAAASRREQLRERDAFRALALAD, from the coding sequence GTGAACCCCGAACTCGCCGCACGCATCGTCGCGGACTCGCGCGACAGGGTGGCGTGGTTGCGGGCACGGTCGCGCGGCATCACCGCGACCGATGTCGCCGGGCTCACCAGCGAGAAGTCGATCGCCCGTGCCGCGGATGCCAAGCTCGGCGGTGGTCCGCGCTTCGGCGGCAACGCCTACACCGACCACGGACGCCGCCGCGAGCCGGAGATCGCCGCGTGGGTGGCAGCGACCCACGGCATCCTCCCGTCATCGGCGCTGTTCCGCGCCGAGGTCGAGCACCGGCACCTGGCCACCCCCGACGGCATCGCCGTCGACGCGTCAGGCCGGGTGAAGCTCGCCGAGATCAAGACGACCAACAAGGCATGGCGCGGCATTCCTCGCACGTATCTCCGCCAGATCTGGTGGCAGCAGCATGTGCTGGGCGCGGAGCGCACGCTGTTCGTGTGGGAGGAGCACGTCGACTTCTCGCCGATCCACGACGAACCCCGCTGCGTCTGGATCGACAGGGACGACCGGGAGATCGCGAAGCTCATCGGCCTCGCGACCGACCTGATCGATGAGCTCTACCGCCGCACCACCGGACAGCAGCCGCCGACGCGCATCGCCGACGCCGCGGCCAGCCGCCGGGAGCAGCTGCGCGAGCGCGACGCCTTCCGGGCCCTCGCGCTGGCGGACTGA
- a CDS encoding carbohydrate ABC transporter permease: MNATVFFQWIGTLPPILQAVVVVIAFAVVVAIILLLVDVAPRRGAIYTWVRLAMCLLIPLAVMFFFSSYYWAMAVAVVVGALFFLLDYRSRDGAGYLIQLVAFMAPALLLLLVGLILPSIQTMYSSFLNSSGKEFVGFANYLWIFTQSDGITSVINSIIWVLLVPTVSTIVGLAYAVFIDRTRGEKIYKVLVFMPMAISFVGASIIWRFMYEYRGGDFKQIGLLNQILVWFGGEPQQWLLNEPWNNLFLIVVLIWVQTGFAMVVLSASIKGVPAELLEAAELDGANAWQRFRSVTIPSIRPALIVVLTTISIASLKVFDIVRTMTAGNYGTSVLANEMYTQFSKFEAGRSAALSVILFILVLPIVIYNARQIKKQREVR; the protein is encoded by the coding sequence GTGAACGCGACAGTATTCTTCCAGTGGATCGGGACGCTCCCCCCGATCCTGCAAGCCGTCGTCGTGGTCATCGCGTTCGCGGTGGTCGTGGCGATCATCCTGCTCCTCGTGGACGTGGCTCCGCGCCGAGGGGCGATCTACACGTGGGTGCGGTTGGCGATGTGCCTGCTCATCCCGCTCGCCGTGATGTTCTTCTTCAGCTCCTACTACTGGGCGATGGCCGTGGCCGTCGTCGTGGGTGCGCTGTTCTTCCTCCTGGACTATCGGTCCCGCGACGGCGCGGGCTACCTGATCCAGCTGGTGGCCTTCATGGCCCCGGCCCTCCTGCTCCTGCTCGTCGGGCTCATCCTCCCGTCGATCCAGACGATGTACTCCTCGTTCCTGAACTCCTCGGGGAAGGAGTTCGTCGGCTTCGCGAACTATCTCTGGATCTTCACGCAGTCCGACGGGATCACCTCGGTGATCAACTCGATCATCTGGGTGCTGCTCGTGCCGACGGTGTCGACGATCGTGGGCCTCGCCTACGCCGTCTTCATCGACCGCACGCGCGGCGAGAAGATCTACAAGGTCCTCGTGTTCATGCCGATGGCGATCTCGTTCGTCGGCGCCAGCATCATCTGGCGGTTCATGTACGAGTACCGCGGCGGCGATTTCAAGCAGATCGGCCTGCTCAACCAGATCCTGGTCTGGTTCGGCGGCGAGCCGCAGCAGTGGCTCCTGAACGAGCCGTGGAACAACCTGTTCCTGATCGTGGTGCTGATCTGGGTGCAGACCGGTTTCGCGATGGTCGTGCTGTCGGCATCCATCAAGGGAGTCCCGGCCGAGCTGCTCGAGGCGGCGGAGCTCGACGGCGCGAACGCCTGGCAGCGTTTCCGGTCCGTCACGATCCCGTCCATCCGGCCGGCGCTCATCGTGGTCCTCACCACCATCTCGATCGCCTCGCTGAAGGTGTTCGACATCGTCCGCACGATGACCGCAGGAAACTACGGCACATCGGTGCTCGCGAACGAGATGTACACGCAGTTCTCGAAGTTCGAGGCCGGCCGCAGCGCCGCGCTGTCGGTCATCCTGTTCATCCTGGTGCTGCCGATCGTCATCTACAACGCGAGACAGATCAAGAAGCAGCGGGAGGTGCGCTGA
- a CDS encoding glycoside hydrolase family 15 protein, whose product MPAPIEDYALLSDCRTGALVSRDGSIDWLCLPRFDAPSLFGALLGEPSNGCWSLRPVDDSAVPHRHYISDTFILVTRWETAGGIAEVHEFLPLHATRTDVVRRIVGISGQVEFATELRLHFDYSRRLPWVRQVGTPEAPALRATAGPEAVIVRGLRLVAEDHVHRATATVGAGEHRDLVLSWFPSHEHPPKPLDVEEAIAATRSWWQGWASGIEHDGPYRGEVVRSLLVLRALTNKDTGGIVAAATTSLPEQFGGSRNWDYRFVWLRDAALTLEALIAHGFLDEAHDWRRWLLRAVAGEPSEVQIMYGIAGERDLMEREMPSLPGYHGAAPVRIGNGAVDQYQGDVVGEVLVALEAARIAGLAEGDFSWPLQRALIEHVVASLDRPDNGIWEIRGEPRWFTHSRVMMWAAVDRGIRAVREHGLTGDAERWERTRDELRREIDGRGVHADGFFVQHYDSAEVDASLLILPQVGYCAPDDPRMLRTVEQMERTLLQDGLLLRYRTESGVDGLAGGEHPFLACSFWLVEQYAATGRAAEAAALMERLIAMANDVGLLSEEYDVGHGRQAGNTPQALSHLSLIRAADALAGHRGRAADRR is encoded by the coding sequence ATGCCTGCTCCGATCGAGGATTACGCCCTGCTCAGCGACTGCCGGACAGGTGCGCTGGTGTCGCGGGACGGGAGCATCGACTGGCTCTGCCTTCCCCGCTTCGATGCGCCGTCCCTGTTCGGCGCGCTCCTGGGGGAGCCGAGCAACGGATGCTGGAGCCTCCGGCCGGTGGATGACTCGGCGGTACCCCACCGGCACTACATCTCCGACACGTTCATCCTCGTGACCCGCTGGGAGACCGCAGGCGGGATCGCGGAGGTGCACGAGTTCCTGCCGCTCCACGCGACGCGCACCGATGTCGTGCGCCGGATCGTCGGCATCTCCGGGCAGGTCGAGTTCGCCACGGAGCTGCGTCTGCACTTCGACTACTCCCGACGGCTGCCCTGGGTGCGCCAGGTCGGCACGCCCGAGGCGCCGGCGCTGCGCGCGACCGCAGGCCCCGAGGCCGTGATCGTCCGAGGCCTGCGGCTCGTCGCCGAGGATCATGTGCACCGGGCGACGGCGACCGTCGGTGCGGGAGAGCACCGCGACCTGGTGCTCAGCTGGTTCCCGTCGCACGAGCATCCGCCGAAGCCTCTGGACGTCGAGGAGGCCATCGCCGCGACCCGCTCCTGGTGGCAGGGGTGGGCGAGCGGGATCGAGCACGACGGTCCGTATCGCGGCGAGGTCGTCCGATCGCTGCTGGTCCTGCGGGCGCTGACGAACAAGGACACCGGCGGCATCGTCGCCGCCGCGACGACCTCGCTGCCCGAGCAGTTCGGCGGCTCGCGCAACTGGGACTACCGCTTCGTCTGGCTGCGGGATGCCGCGCTGACGCTCGAGGCGCTGATCGCCCACGGCTTCCTCGACGAGGCGCACGACTGGCGGCGGTGGCTCCTGCGGGCGGTCGCCGGCGAGCCGAGCGAGGTGCAGATCATGTACGGGATCGCGGGGGAGCGCGACCTGATGGAACGCGAGATGCCGAGCCTGCCGGGCTATCACGGCGCGGCGCCCGTGCGCATCGGCAACGGAGCGGTCGACCAGTACCAGGGCGACGTCGTCGGCGAGGTGCTCGTCGCGCTGGAGGCGGCCAGGATCGCCGGCCTCGCGGAGGGGGACTTCTCCTGGCCGTTGCAGCGGGCGCTCATCGAGCACGTCGTCGCGTCGCTCGACCGTCCGGACAACGGCATCTGGGAGATCCGCGGCGAACCCCGCTGGTTCACCCACTCGCGCGTCATGATGTGGGCCGCCGTGGACAGGGGCATCCGCGCCGTGCGCGAGCACGGGCTCACCGGTGACGCGGAGCGGTGGGAGCGGACACGCGACGAGCTGCGTCGGGAGATCGACGGTCGCGGGGTGCATGCCGACGGCTTCTTCGTGCAGCACTATGACTCCGCCGAGGTGGATGCGTCGCTGCTGATCCTTCCGCAGGTCGGGTACTGCGCCCCCGACGACCCCCGGATGCTGCGGACCGTGGAACAGATGGAGCGCACGTTGCTCCAGGACGGGTTGCTGCTCCGCTATCGCACGGAATCCGGGGTCGACGGGCTCGCCGGCGGGGAGCATCCGTTCCTCGCCTGCAGCTTCTGGCTGGTCGAGCAGTACGCCGCGACCGGGCGTGCCGCCGAGGCCGCCGCGCTGATGGAGCGGTTGATCGCGATGGCGAACGACGTCGGTCTGCTGTCCGAGGAGTACGACGTCGGCCACGGCCGTCAGGCCGGGAACACCCCGCAGGCGCTCTCCCACCTGAGCCTCATCCGCGCCGCGGACGCACTGGCAGGGCATCGCGGCCGTGCCGCCGATCGCCGCTGA
- a CDS encoding ABC transporter substrate-binding protein, with product MALSQRSRRLVPLALLGVAGIALAGCGAPGGAPGGGGGDDGGDSTVTIYGTIVDAEAELLQQSWKDWADENGITIKYEGSQDFETQLGTRAQGGNPPDIAIFPQPGLFADFAKRDFLKPAPEEVEKNANEYWTEDWVNYGTVDDTFYGAPLMANVKGWIWYSPAKFAEWGVEVPTTLDEMTALTETIQAATGTPAWCAGFESGTATGWPGTDWVEDYVLRQAGPEVYDQWVTNEIPFTDPQIKEAFDAVGATLLNPANVNAGFGDVRSINSTAFGDVAPALASGSCALTHQASFLSGFFPEGTNIAEDGDVWAFMLPGESADDKAVTGAGEIVGAFSESEATQKVLAYLSSPEWANSRVSLGGVTSANNGLDPANAKDPILQETIKILQDPDTTFRFDASDLMPGAVGAGTFWKGIVAWVNGTSTDEVLTQIETGWPSS from the coding sequence ATGGCTCTGTCACAGCGTTCACGGCGGCTCGTACCGCTCGCCCTGCTGGGGGTCGCGGGCATCGCGCTCGCTGGTTGCGGGGCTCCGGGCGGTGCGCCCGGCGGCGGCGGCGGCGATGACGGCGGCGACTCCACCGTCACGATCTACGGAACGATCGTCGACGCGGAGGCGGAACTCCTCCAGCAATCCTGGAAGGACTGGGCTGACGAGAACGGCATCACGATCAAGTACGAGGGCAGCCAGGACTTCGAGACGCAGCTCGGCACGCGTGCACAGGGCGGTAACCCGCCCGACATCGCGATCTTCCCGCAGCCTGGTCTGTTCGCGGACTTCGCCAAGCGCGACTTCCTGAAGCCGGCGCCCGAAGAGGTCGAGAAGAACGCCAACGAGTACTGGACCGAGGACTGGGTCAACTACGGCACCGTCGACGACACCTTCTACGGCGCACCGCTGATGGCCAACGTCAAGGGATGGATCTGGTACTCGCCGGCGAAGTTCGCCGAGTGGGGCGTCGAGGTTCCGACCACGCTCGATGAGATGACGGCGCTGACGGAGACCATCCAGGCCGCCACCGGCACGCCGGCGTGGTGCGCCGGCTTCGAGTCCGGCACCGCCACCGGCTGGCCGGGCACCGACTGGGTCGAGGACTACGTCCTCCGCCAGGCCGGTCCCGAGGTCTACGACCAGTGGGTCACGAACGAGATCCCGTTCACCGACCCGCAGATCAAGGAGGCCTTCGACGCGGTCGGGGCGACCCTGCTGAACCCGGCCAACGTCAACGCCGGTTTCGGCGACGTGCGCTCGATCAACTCCACCGCCTTCGGCGACGTCGCTCCGGCGCTCGCCAGCGGAAGCTGCGCGCTGACGCACCAGGCCTCGTTCCTCTCCGGGTTCTTCCCTGAGGGCACGAACATCGCCGAGGACGGCGACGTCTGGGCCTTCATGCTCCCGGGCGAGAGCGCCGACGACAAGGCCGTGACCGGTGCCGGCGAGATCGTCGGAGCGTTCAGCGAGTCCGAGGCCACGCAGAAGGTGCTCGCGTACCTGTCCAGCCCCGAGTGGGCGAACAGCCGCGTCAGCCTCGGCGGTGTCACCTCCGCGAACAACGGGCTCGACCCGGCGAACGCCAAGGACCCGATCCTCCAGGAGACCATCAAGATCCTGCAGGACCCGGACACCACGTTCCGCTTCGACGCCTCCGACCTGATGCCCGGTGCCGTCGGCGCCGGAACCTTCTGGAAGGGCATCGTCGCCTGGGTCAACGGCACCTCGACCGATGAGGTTCTCACGCAGATCGAGACCGGCTGGCCTTCGAGCTGA
- a CDS encoding SipW-dependent-type signal peptide-containing protein, with the protein MVHAVDRFLRGTTMVKKQNQRKVLAVLAGGLVLGVGVAVTLAVWNDSEFATGTFTAGSFNLEGSTAGDVDANYSDHNVDDGDTAATLAFDLPADIVDNMSPGDAVYAGFWVRLAAGTTTGADLVAAGTTADPAVSSNSEHLGYAIYALAPGATCNAASAVGTPIATGATLDAQAGVTTVPLLEGATAAVAGTAVQLCFAVTADATLEQGLETTATWEFTATSTD; encoded by the coding sequence GTGGTTCACGCCGTCGACCGATTCCTGAGGGGGACGACCATGGTCAAGAAGCAGAATCAGCGGAAAGTGCTCGCGGTGCTCGCGGGCGGACTCGTGCTCGGTGTCGGCGTCGCGGTGACGCTCGCCGTCTGGAACGATTCCGAGTTCGCGACCGGCACCTTCACGGCCGGATCCTTCAACCTCGAGGGTTCCACGGCGGGTGACGTCGATGCGAACTACAGCGACCACAACGTCGACGACGGTGATACCGCCGCCACGCTCGCCTTCGATCTGCCGGCCGACATCGTCGACAACATGTCTCCCGGAGACGCGGTGTACGCCGGGTTCTGGGTGCGACTCGCCGCCGGCACCACCACCGGAGCCGACCTCGTCGCCGCCGGCACCACGGCCGACCCCGCCGTCTCCTCGAACTCCGAGCACCTGGGCTACGCGATCTACGCGCTGGCTCCGGGCGCCACCTGCAACGCGGCATCCGCCGTCGGCACGCCGATCGCCACCGGGGCCACGCTCGACGCCCAGGCCGGCGTGACGACCGTCCCGCTGCTCGAAGGAGCGACCGCCGCTGTGGCGGGAACCGCCGTGCAGCTGTGCTTCGCGGTGACCGCGGACGCGACCCTCGAGCAGGGCCTCGAGACGACGGCGACGTGGGAGTTCACGGCGACCTCGACGGACTGA
- a CDS encoding glucose-6-phosphate dehydrogenase, protein MTDATTLVIFGAGGDLASRLLLPALGQLLMREPARTVHIVGADREDGTDAGLREIVRKAFATMDAEDAAARVDAVYRKTDITRPEDLRALLEECTGQVALYFAVPPSIAAASVAAMTSEMLPEGAVLVMEKPFGTDEASARALNRTLTALVPESQVFRVDHFLGRSTTLNLLGARFANRILEPLWSAESIESVDIVYDEALGLEGRAGYYDNAGALVDMVQSHLLQVLAVLAMEEPATLDEVDFRAATGAVLRATTVWGDDPVASSRRARYTAGRVEGADKPSYVDEPGVDPARHTETLAEATFEVRNARWAGVPFRLRSGKALGDPAREIVVRFRPVRHVPTGLTGSAEGAVLRFSLGPDRMSLELNLNAAEDPFELERATLSAELGEGALKAYAEVLSGVLDGDPLLAVRGDAAEQCWRIVDPILQAWRRGDVPLEEYAAGSAGPEGWPPVA, encoded by the coding sequence ATGACGGATGCGACGACGCTCGTGATCTTCGGGGCCGGTGGCGATCTCGCCTCCCGGCTCCTCCTGCCCGCGCTGGGCCAGCTGCTGATGCGGGAGCCCGCGCGCACTGTCCACATCGTCGGCGCCGACCGCGAGGACGGGACGGATGCCGGGCTCCGGGAGATCGTCCGGAAGGCCTTCGCGACGATGGACGCCGAAGACGCGGCCGCCCGCGTCGACGCCGTGTATCGCAAGACCGACATCACGCGCCCCGAGGATCTGCGCGCGCTCCTGGAGGAGTGCACCGGCCAGGTCGCCCTCTACTTCGCCGTCCCGCCCTCGATCGCCGCGGCGTCCGTGGCCGCCATGACATCCGAGATGCTGCCCGAGGGCGCCGTCCTGGTGATGGAGAAGCCCTTCGGCACCGACGAGGCGAGCGCCCGGGCGCTGAACCGCACGCTGACGGCCCTCGTGCCGGAGAGCCAGGTCTTCCGGGTCGACCACTTCCTCGGCCGGTCGACGACGCTGAACCTGCTGGGCGCGCGCTTCGCCAACCGCATCCTCGAACCGCTCTGGTCCGCCGAGAGCATCGAATCCGTCGACATCGTCTACGACGAGGCGCTCGGCCTCGAAGGCCGCGCGGGGTACTACGACAACGCCGGCGCCCTGGTCGACATGGTCCAGAGCCACCTGCTGCAGGTCCTGGCGGTCCTGGCGATGGAGGAGCCGGCGACGCTCGACGAGGTCGACTTCCGCGCGGCGACCGGTGCGGTGCTGCGCGCGACCACCGTCTGGGGTGACGACCCGGTCGCCTCCTCCCGCCGCGCGCGCTACACGGCGGGTCGGGTCGAGGGCGCGGACAAGCCCTCGTACGTCGACGAGCCCGGGGTCGATCCTGCGCGCCACACCGAGACGCTCGCCGAGGCGACGTTCGAGGTGCGCAACGCCCGCTGGGCCGGGGTGCCGTTCCGTCTGCGCTCGGGCAAGGCCCTCGGCGACCCCGCGCGGGAGATCGTCGTGCGCTTCCGTCCGGTCCGGCACGTGCCGACCGGACTCACCGGATCGGCCGAAGGAGCGGTGCTGCGCTTCTCGCTCGGCCCCGACCGCATGTCTCTCGAGCTGAACCTCAATGCCGCGGAGGACCCCTTCGAGCTGGAGCGGGCGACGCTCTCGGCGGAGCTCGGCGAAGGCGCTCTCAAGGCCTACGCCGAGGTGCTGTCCGGCGTCCTCGACGGCGACCCCCTGCTGGCCGTCCGCGGCGACGCGGCCGAGCAGTGCTGGCGGATCGTCGACCCGATCCTGCAGGCGTGGCGCCGCGGCGACGTGCCCTTGGAGGAGTACGCCGCAGGTTCCGCCGGCCCCGAGGGCTGGCCTCCCGTCGCGTGA
- a CDS encoding signal peptidase I, with translation MTTPTTRRSLREQPDSIGAPAAASTTPARHPARRGVGRILADALLWIAAVGGVICIVLVVLAFTAQITLIMFRTGSMSPTIPAGSVAVVQRVPASEIAVGDVVTVDRPGDLPVTHRITSVEPGASSQERVITMRGDANAAEDPFPYAVTSVRIVLFSIPGIATVIVGMGNPFVLGGLTLATTTLVVWAFWPRSAGGSRGRRRRGVT, from the coding sequence ATGACGACGCCGACGACGAGACGGAGCCTGCGTGAGCAGCCCGACTCGATCGGCGCGCCCGCCGCCGCGAGCACGACGCCCGCCCGTCACCCGGCGCGCCGCGGAGTGGGTCGGATCCTCGCCGACGCGCTGCTCTGGATCGCGGCCGTCGGCGGAGTGATCTGCATCGTGCTCGTCGTTCTCGCGTTCACGGCGCAGATCACCCTGATCATGTTCCGCACCGGATCGATGTCGCCGACCATCCCGGCCGGATCCGTCGCGGTCGTGCAGCGTGTCCCGGCGAGCGAGATCGCCGTCGGTGACGTCGTGACCGTGGATCGGCCCGGCGACCTCCCCGTCACTCACCGCATCACGTCGGTCGAGCCCGGCGCGAGCAGTCAGGAGCGCGTCATCACGATGCGCGGCGATGCGAACGCCGCGGAGGATCCGTTTCCCTACGCGGTGACCTCGGTGCGGATCGTCCTGTTCTCGATCCCCGGCATCGCGACGGTGATCGTCGGCATGGGCAACCCCTTCGTCCTGGGCGGTCTCACACTGGCCACCACGACCCTGGTCGTCTGGGCCTTCTGGCCGCGGTCGGCCGGCGGGTCGCGGGGTCGACGAAGGCGAGGCGTCACATGA
- the rplL gene encoding 50S ribosomal protein L7/L12, producing MAKLSTEELLEQFAGLTLVELNDFVKAFEEKFEVTAAAPVAVAGAAGAGGAAEAEEEKDSFDVILEAAGEKKIQVIKTVRELTSLGLGEAKAVVDGAPKAVLEGANKEAAEKAKAALEEAGATVTLK from the coding sequence ATGGCGAAGCTTTCCACTGAGGAGCTGCTCGAGCAGTTCGCTGGCCTGACCCTCGTCGAGCTCAACGACTTCGTGAAGGCGTTCGAGGAGAAGTTCGAGGTCACCGCTGCTGCACCCGTCGCCGTTGCCGGCGCTGCGGGCGCGGGTGGCGCTGCCGAGGCCGAGGAGGAGAAGGACTCGTTCGACGTCATCCTCGAGGCTGCCGGCGAGAAGAAGATCCAGGTCATCAAGACCGTCCGCGAGCTCACCTCGCTGGGTCTCGGCGAGGCCAAGGCTGTCGTCGACGGCGCTCCCAAGGCCGTGCTCGAGGGCGCGAACAAGGAAGCTGCCGAGAAGGCCAAGGCTGCTCTCGAAGAGGCAGGCGCCACGGTTACCCTCAAGTAA